The stretch of DNA CTCCAATCTCTCTGTCTGCTGTCTCACCGTCCATTTCCAGGCTCGCCTCCCTCTGTCTATCTCATAATGGTATGCTCCTCAAGACCCTCCCCTCTGCTTTCTGTTACCGCCTCTCTAAACGATTCGTCTGCTTCGCATCTTCAGTTATTGGATTTAACCAATGGTTTTCAATTTGAGTTCTATGGATGAAACTGCATGCAGATTTTGTGTGGATATGCAAACGTGCATACATATGGGGAGAAGATCCCTAGCCTTATGTTTTGGCACCATGATTCAGTAGTTAAGGGCACAGACCCTGGATACCGCCTGCTtaagtttgaatcccagctctgctgccgtGGCTTGGGCTAACTTATTTAACCTTGctgttgcctcagtttccttgtctgtaaaagagggaaaatgatagtacctaccttatAGAGTTGTTATGGGAATTAAGctagtaaaaatatataaagcacttggaCAGGGCCCGGTGCATAATAAGCACTACATAAGCAGTGGCTGTTATTGCCATTTCTGACTTTCCCTCTAGCCCCTATGCCTCAGCTAGACCactgttttccattgttttaGCACCCTCTGATCTCTCTGACTCTGAGCCCTCAAGtgggctcttccctctgcccagaacactCTTGCCTGTATGTTGCTGGCCCACTAACTTCTGACCTGccctcaggcctcagctcaaatgttatttcctccaagaagcctttcctgatctcCAGACCAGGAGGGGCCACCTGCTATGACCTCCCAAAGGTTTCTCTATTTTCCATCATAACCCTCACCATGATTGATTCACAGTGATCACTTGTTTAAGTTCTTCTCTTACAGGCCATGAGCTCTGAGAGAGCACAGGTCATTtctgcctggctccctgctgGACCACAGCACAGTACCTAGTGCATTGTAGGAATAccatatacatttgtcaaatgaatgagtgaacaaataaaGGCTTTGAATAAAGGTATAAAACCCTATGCAAATATTAGGTAAAACAATAATGAGCATGTGACAAAATCTGATGATTGTTAGATAATCTAGTGTTAAATCAGTAGGAATTTGCATTGTGTGAAGAAAATCCTCTTCTCTCCAATTGCTATAAAATACATTGGTTCAAACTGAGCTTGGAACATGTGTCTTTCAATCCAATGGAAATGAATTATCCGGAAGAACCAGAATACATTACTGTGTGCAGTCAGGAATCACACACAGATATTGGCTTGTTAAAACATGCCCCACCTTCACCCCCTGGAAACTCAGATGGCAAAGCTGAAAGGAATGCTTGAACAGGGAACCTGCTTGTTGCCAGAGAATTTTCGTGCCCTTGATTCAAGACAGGATTAAATACTTTCACGAGTAGGCAAAACCAACTGTGCTAATCTGAGAAATTCATTGCTACCTTGGGAGTTTAACTCACCTAAGTCATCAAGAAAACTATATTCTATTTTCAATTAACACTCAAACACCAGGAAAATTATGATAGTCACCATTGTAATTCAAAATAGACACAATAAAGTGAGAGAATCACTGGGAATGGCTTCAGGGACTGACCACTTCCGCTAGATTGGAGGACGGAATTCCGAAAGAGGAAAGATTCCCACCTCACCCTCCCTTACCAACTGTCAGACTCCAACCGCTCCTCTCCTGTGTAATTGGCCTTCGAACATTTTCCAGACGCCAGTATTTGATCTCCAGGAGAAACAATGCGGTAACTCCCTAACCACGATTGGGGAAAATTGAACCAGGGTCTGGACTTGATACGGGGAGATAGCGGACAGGGGAGCTGTCACCAGAACCCTGGTGGCCAGAAGGGCTGTGGGAGAGCTGATTGGATGATCCCAAAGGCCCTAGACCCCAGAGAGTGTGGGATCTGTTGCGTGTCTGGTGCATGGTTCAGCTTCTCTCGGGGCCTGGCAACAGCGCGCTCCGGATGCCTGGTAGCTCTCGCAGGGCTTTGGACTACATTTCCCACACGGCTTTGCTCCAGGCTGCCGTCCTTTACTACGGCGTGTCTGGGCGCAGAAGCCCCAGTCGGTCAGCACCGCTGGGGCGTCTCGCTCTGCTCTTGCAGCTGTACCTGTCGCCTGGCGAGATGATTGGGGTCCTGctcctgctcttctttctcccccttctcctctacATCGCTGCACCCCAAATCAGGTCTGTGCTAATGTATTGCCTTCTCTTGAGAAGTATTCGGGGGAGACATTAATCCTCCCCGAAGCTCTGTtcttcaaaagaaggaaaaggaaaactccCTGGAGGGCTCCAAGTAGGCGGAGACTTGGGAGTTCGGTTGGTCGGCGTAGGTCCAGATGCCCTGGATGGGGAGAGGGCGAGACCGGGAGACCCCAGGTCTGGGAAGGGGCCGCAGTCCGGGGCACCGTGCTTTGTTTCTTGTGGCCCCTTTTTTCGTCTAAGCTGCCCTTGCTTCCGCCTCCAGGGAACCCCGATTGCAGGATACCTCAAGTGCTTAAGTTTACAGCTTTGGGGGTTTCGACTGTAAAATGGGATGTGGCCCTCAAGACAGTTTTCCCCTTAGCTCCCGCGCCTTGAGCCAGCCCCATCTAGCTTCTTGCTTCTATCCTTTAAAGCACAATGGAGCGATTTGAATTTTTGATTCTGACACTGCCCCTCGATGGGAATCGTGACATCTGCATCCCCATTGCTCACTCTCTTGTTGCTATTAGATTCGCTCATTCTCAGCGAAGATGTTGCAAAGGAGAGCAATGGAACGGTTTCATCAGGAGCCTTATCCAGCTTCGGAGCAGGAGTATCTGGGAAATCTGTCATGGGGTTTGAGGGTGGGGCGAAGAGGTTGGAGTGGTCTCTTGACCAGGTGACACACCAGCCAATGGCTGGCTGAGTGCCCAGGCAATCAGCGGCCAGTTGTATAACAGGCAGCCTGCTGATTGGTTCTGGCTAAGTCACCAGTAGTGACGGTGGACCAGTGGCTGAAGAGACACACTCCTTCCTCTgggtggaggaggtgaggaggtcGGGGGTGGGGACACGAGGTTGAAGGCACGCTAGATCACACTCTGCAATTTGTTACCGTATTCACTGCTTCTTTTCTCCTACCCCACCTCCCTCATGCCCCTCTTCCAGTTGTATTTTTCCTACCCTCTGAAAACCCAGTGCTCCCACCTCTAGGCCCACATGGGTACTCATATTCAAATGAAAACACTGCCTTTTATCTCTTTCCACCacaagattctctcttttttttttaagatttcattttttttcctttttctccccaaagccccccggtacatagttctatattcttcattgtgggtaaGATTCTCTTATCCACATAGAATCTCAATGAAAAGTTGAACCTGAACTGAAAATAGTGCTCATACCTCAGCAagatttttctgaggaagattataCTCCAAGGGTCATATCCTCAACCACATAGTTAGGTCATGGGGGCTAGGCCAGAGCTGCAGTTTCCTAGTTGAtggtctctttcatttctgctggTGAAGAAGAAGGAGCTGAGCAGAGGTTCTGATGTGTTGTTGCTCCTGGAGCTAAAGCTGAAGGGATGTGGGAAACTGAGCAGGGTGGCGTGTTCTCTGAGGAGAAAGATAGCGGTTGGTGGGCACCAGGAGTTAGCTTGCTTCGTTATTGGCCTGTTTGCACTAAGCAAGTAGCTGTAGTGGCTAGGAGTGTGTATCTTGCAATTCCAAGTTCAATGAAAAAGGCAGAAATGTTCTTTAAAAGTGCATCCCTGGTTAACAGATTCTTTTAAATTGGTTCCCAAGATTTGCAGGGAAAAGAACAATCTGAGGCCGGCTAATACCTGTTTGTGCATTCATTCCTTTGGAAAAGCAGGATCATACAGTGCTTAGGAGCAAGGACTCTAATTAATTAAGCCAGGACTTGCATCTCAGCTCCCTTTGTACTTATTCAcgtcttttctttgttattggaCCAGGGTGGGTTTTGCCCCTTGCCCAGAAAGCCAATCACCGAAAGGACGagactgcagcagagagagggttttaatcacaaggcagccaagtgaggaagcgGGATAACAAGTTTCAAATCTGCCTCCtcgaaaatggggactcagggatatttatggggtcgGGGAGCAaggtggtgttagcatgatctgagggtggagtttttagcctcttgacatcaaaaaggtcacttattgggCACCTTTGTGGGCCCAGTTGaggggttggtggtctcaacaggcctgaactggacaaggggatcctaattcctgaaaaacatgTATTATCATGGGGACCTAGgtgccagggagatgttatctatggGATCCTGGTGGGAGTtggatagcatattgcctaagcagcacagttaacagtgGGCGGgtgaacaactaaaagctataattagtaattgcaaaacaaattttagttactagctacctaatcatcaatggctaactgtttaccggtttcatctttgtcttgtttttagctatgtgtgtgtgtgtgtgtgtttttctgggttttttgttccAGGTTGAcaaactttaataattttaactttcCGTATTGGATTAACTGTTTATCAAGGCCATAAAGTGCCGGTTATGGACAGATTGACATAAGTAGAccagctctttcttcttctagGCTGAGTCTTGTGATTTCTTGAGCCTATGGAAGAGCTCAAGCTGAAGCCAGGAGCTTGGCTGATCAAATATTCATCCAGTTCTTGTGCTGCAGGGAGCAGCTCCAAGTGATTGTAGTAGAATCACTTTCGTCCCTTAGCAGGAGCAGAAAACTTTTGAGCAAGAAAACCTTGAACAAGCgcagaaattttttgttttctttcctccaaccTTCCTTAAATCTTTAAAAGGACAGCAGGAGAAGGAACCAAAGCAGACCTCAGCCTTGGGGTCTAAAGACAGCAGGGCTTGCGGGAACTTCTGCTGAGACAAAGAGAACGAAGAACTGATGCACTTTCCTTGTCTGCAGGAAAATGCTGTCCAGTGGGGTGTGTACATCAACCGTCCAGCTTCCTGGGAAGGTAGCTGTGGTCACTGGAGCCAACACAGGCATTGGGAAGGAGACAGCCAAAGAGCTGGCTCAAAGAGGCAAGTTAATGTGTTTCTGATTCCCTCCTGCCATTGTCATTTTACCCCTCACAATGATGACCGTTCTCATTATTTCTTCCCAGTCTTGGAATTCAAGAACATTCCAATGCCCCGTTGATTTGCTGGTCTGAACCTAGTACAATGCTCAACATATAATAGACACTTAATGAAtattattggtttatttttctttcctgatttgcTCATCAGATACCTTTGTTTTGAAGTAGGggtaaaattccttttttaaaaaaaaccatagaAAATAACATTCAACATCAATACTAGGCCTGTAATTTCCACTCAAAAACAGCTGaaagtttctctcttttatatgttGGTTGACAGGAGCCCGCGTATATTTAGCTTGCCGGGATGTACAGAAAGGGGAATTGGTGGCCAGAGAGATCCAGACCGTGACAGGGAACCAAGAGGTGTTGGTGAAGAAACTGGACTTGGCTGATACTAAATCTATTCGAGCCTTTGCTAAGGGCTTCCTAGCAGGTGAGTGTAGAACCAGAGACTCTGTTGAAGGTCTTGCAATCAACATGGCAGGCTTACCTAAAGGGAGAAGATCCCGCTCCCTCTCTAATACATAGAAATGCTAGACAAAATATAACCAAAAACTTTTGATTCATAGCTGAACTCATTAGTAAAAAAGGGAAATCTTCAAGAGGCAGAAACAAAAAGTGAATTCAAAAACTCATCACAGCACGCTGTCCCcctggctgagtgggtaagtctgtgcgctcctcttcagtggcgcagggtttcactggttcggatcctgggcatggacatggcactgctcatcaggccacgctgaggcagtgtcctacatagcacaaccagaggcactcacaactagaatatacaactatgtactgggggggctttggggagaagaagaaaaaaaaaagattggcaacagatgttagctcaggtgccaatctttaaaaaaagaaaattctaaaaataaaaaaaaaaagtcatagaatGTAGGAACTAAAGCCAGAAATCTCACAAGAATATCAGAACTCAGTGTAGGCTTTAGGGTCTGGAGTCTAAATACCCTACAGGGATAGGAGGTGAGGCCTCCGGCCCTTGAGAGCTGGGAGCTGTGTCTGAGCCTTCACATAAGGTTGGGATTCATAAAAGGCCATCTGGTCCGTGGTACAGGGGCTTAAAAAGACTCAGGCCACCAGAGCAGGGACATGACAAAGAAGCTTACCCTCTCCTTAGGACATGGATGGATCATCCACAAGAAATTACAACCTCAAGCTGGCATTGTCTGTGGAAGGAATTCATTTCCACCACCAAATGGTGCAAGAATCTTGAGCTGAGAAATTAAGATAAACCCCTATAGTATCACATGGAAAGCAAAGCCAAGAGCACTGTAGGCATATCCCCTCATAACCCAGGGATCTAGGCTTCCCCAGGAAAACGGCTTCCACTGGTATGAGCCTATAGTCAGAAATTACAAActacatgagaaaataaatgatgagaGAAAGTTGGCAGATGCAACAAAGAGGTGAAACCAGTATTTCTTTTTGGGCCTGACTCCCAGTGTCAGAGGGACATAGAGaacatccttttttctcttgctttggaAGCTTCCCATTCAGCTTGGGAAATCTTTCTGTTAGGAGAGGTGAACGGAACACTCCCCAGGAGCAGAGAGTGAGTAGCTCCTGAGTTGGAAAGGTTGGAAAGGCCATTTGTTAGTATAAGATGGAATTTTGCCCTGTTGTAAAAGTATGTAGGATTCAATTAAAAtcttacaatgaaaaataatacaaaatcaGCATGAagggaaactggaggaaagatTGAAGTCCTGCATACCCATTTTCAAAGCCTGGGCGTGGGGCAGATTTCTAAGCTGTAACGGCAGTGGCTGGCCACTCCCACACTCCCACATCCTCTTCCCTGCAGAGGAAAAGCATCTCCACATTTTGATCAACAATGCGGGAGTGATGATGTGTCCCTACTCCAAGACAGCGGATGGCTTTGAGATGCACATGGGAGTCAACCACTTAGGTAAGAAATCTGGTCTCATCATGGAGCTAGAGGGAAGCTAAGTTCTCCTTGGACAACTTAGGGATCAGATTGAGTCTTCTTTGTCGTGTGATTGGACCTCTAGGCCATAATAGAccttaagtaaataataaatagtatGGTCCTGCCTGAAAGCTGGGGAATAAACCTGAAGCCCACTTGAGGTTCCACCCACTTTGTAATCTGTGCTCCAGATTCAAGTTGTGTTTTTAGATTCAATTTACCTTGGGGCATTTTTGAACAGCCTATTTGGATTGGGGGTTGTGTTGCTTTCTTTGTGGTGATCCTTGTGGCCAGCATGAGGTTAAGGCCACCTGCTCTTAAAGAGTGATGTTAATCAAAGTTGGAATGAGATGGGTCTTCATATTCATAGTCATGTAATCCAGACCCACTTCATAGAAAGCTGTCTCATGTCTTTGGCTGTTCCTACTTCTCTCAACCCTCACTGAATTTGTTCTGTAGGTGATAGCGAATTAATGAGGCAAAAAGCCTTATTCCTGAGTTCTCTGCCTCCCATAGCTGAGCCTGCCACGACTGCTCCCTTCACCCTCGCGCTGGTCCTGAACCCTGTTAATTCTAGCTTTTCTCCTAGGTCACTTCCTCCTGACCCTTCTGCTGTTAGAGAAGCTGAAGGAATCCGCCCCATCAAGGATAGTGAATGTGTCTTCCTTTGCACATCACCTGGGCAGGATCCATTTCCATAACCTGCAAGGGGAGAAGTTCTACAGTGCAGGTCTGGCCTATTGTCACAGCAAGTTAGCCAACATTCTCTTCACCCGCGAACTGGCCCGGAGGCTGAAAGGTAGGCTTGGAAGAAATGAGTATGGAGACGTGAGTCAGTGGGAAGTAGCTGAAATCTACAGGAGTAGAGCCTCTCCCCTGGACAGGACCTTCTTCCATGATTATAATTGGGTATAGTTTTCGTAAGCAGCCCACAACTGCAGGGTGGAGGTGGCTGGCCGGGGATAGGAAGATTCTGACTTTGAGTCTGAAGGCTTGGCTTTACCACCTAGTGGCTGTGGGACCCgcaacaagttacttaacttttcaagatttatttccacatatgtaaaatgggactaCTTCACAGGTTATTGTTGTGATTAATTCAGGCCTCATGAGTAAGTCAAGGGTTTCTACTCATAATGAGACTAGGTAGAAGGGAGGGACCTAAACTGGCACTAGATACAACTAGATAGAGTTAGATACAACAGGTGCTGGGACTGTGGAGGCGGGTCTCCCTACTAACAGATGGTCATATAGAAGGAAATGTATGCCTGAGGAGGGGAGTCTCCAGTCACAATTAAACAGAGGTTCTTAGCACCGTCTACTCTGGAATTCcaataaagacaaaggaaatccAAAGTGGACAATTGGAGTTGCTTAGGAGTTGAGGCAGGCAGAATTCAGGCTCAAGGAATCAGACGTGGGAACCCCATTTTGGAACAGAATCGTCAAACCACATGGACAGCTGTGAGACGGGGAAGAAGGAAACTGGTGGTCAGCTCAGTTCATATGCCCAGTCTGTTCCCAAGGCTTGACATCCTTTATCAGCTCAGGATGGATCAGGGCAACTGGATGGTGAAAACTATCGTAAAGGTTCGTCAGGAAGCTAGGGGGGCCTGGAGGTGGAGAGATGGGCCCAGCTGTGAGGCTTGGATAAAACCAGAGGATACACAAGTGAGAAAGCCTGATAGATCTGAGGATTAGGTGAGAAACAGCTATGGTGCAATGAAGGAATCCTGGGCATGGCAgaaaagtcattcattcaacagacgtGTATTCAGTGCTGTTCTATGCCCTGGGTTAGGGTCCTGGGGGTGGAGTGGTTACAAGACAGTCTGTTCCTTGATTTGGTTTACATCcaatggaggagagagacaattaACAAGTACTTATGCAACTTTCATGTGTAAAGTCAGTCTAGTAATACATGAATAATTCTCATTGTAAAAAGTTCAAACAATGTGCAAGTGTATAGAGTTAAAGGTGAAAAACTCCCTTCACTTTTTCCCATCTCTCTACCTCCTACTGTTCGCCCCTCAAGAAACCACCGTCAACAACTCAATATGCACCTTTCCAATCCTTTTCTTATGcatttacatgtgtatatatcttACATAAGGAACTGGAATTCCAACACAATATGCTGGAGATCTTTCAATGTAGTGCATAGAGATTCACCCCATTCCTTTTGTTGGCTGcattgtatttcattgtatggatgtgcctTACTGTACTTATCCAACTCCTTAACAACATCtagattgtttcctttttgttgttgttgtttaattatAATTGTGATAAACGCTAGAAAGGGGACGTACCGGGACCTATAATGGATTTGAGGGGGGACCTTATTTAGTCTGAGGGATCAGGGAAGACTTTTCTGAGAAAGTGAGTTGCAAGCTAAGCCCTTGCAGGATGACAGAAATTAAACAGGTTGCAGTGTGGTTTGGGTGAGGCAGCTGAAGGGCTGACGAACAGtctaggcagaaagaagagaacgCACGAAGGTCTGGGTTTGgtttgagaaactgaaagaaggctGTTATGGTTAGCATGTAGAAAGTAAGAGGACTTGAGGGCTGAGCTGAGACCGGCAGGGTAGACGCAAAATCCTTAAAGGCCACAGTAAGGATTTTAGTGCTTAGTCTAAGAGCAACAGAAAACCTTGAAAATGAAGGCCTTTTTAAAATGGGAGCAGGAGTGGATGCAGCAGTGATTTCTGTAGTCAAGGTGAGAAATGAGGGTAGCTTGGACTAGGGTGGTGGAGATGGAGGATAGTGGACATTCCTGAGGGGTATTTAGGATGGGAAAACCACAGGCTTTGTCAACTGAATATGCAAGGTGAGGTGGGGGATCTTTAAGAACTGCTCCCATGTGCCTGCCTGGTTGGGAGTGTAGGAAACACTGCAAGAACCAGGTTTGGCCTTAAAAGTGTGAAGCCAGATTTGGACCTCTGAGTCTGCATTACTATGGGTCATTTAGAGTAGATGtcaagttaaaaataatacaagtcCACAGTCCTTTTTCTGCAATTGTGAAATCCAGAAAGGcctgaaaattccattttctcataAGCTTGACACCAAAACTGATTTGGCAGCAAAACCTCACCTGTACTAGGGAGAGTAGGTAATAGACAGTATATGCATATGTATCATTTTACcattataaaatcagaaaaaacttTGGAAACATTTCTGGCCCCAAGGTTTCCAGTAAAGAATTGGGGACCTGAAATAGTACATGCGTTAAGAGTCATTTAGCACTCCCCATGCAACAGACACTATTCTAAGCTCTTTTacatatgaactcatttaatcctgagaAAGACCTGTGAGGTGGAGGTATTatgattatgcccattttacagatgaagaagcagtCACAACATAAGGagcttgtccaagttcacacagctaatgagtggtagagctgggatttgaaactgGGCAGTCTGACGACAAAGTCCATGCCCTTCACCACATTATACTGCCTCTCATACTCAGCCAAGAGTTCAAAGGAGTGGTTTGGACCATAGATAAAAATGTGAATGCTATAAAGTTATAGAGAGGGAATTTAGTGAGCCATGAGAACTCCAGTGTTTAAAGTTTGGGTAGAAGATGGTGAATTGGTCCAGGAGACTGAGAGGAATCATCCAGAAAGGTTAGGAAAACCAGAAGAGATGTGGGGTCATGGAAGCCAATGAAAAGGCAGCTTTAAGAAGAGAG from Equus quagga isolate Etosha38 unplaced genomic scaffold, UCLA_HA_Equagga_1.0 220_RagTag, whole genome shotgun sequence encodes:
- the LOC124233746 gene encoding retinol dehydrogenase 11, which produces MIGVLLLLFFLPLLLYIAAPQIRKMLSSGVCTSTVQLPGKVAVVTGANTGIGKETAKELAQRGARVYLACRDVQKGELVAREIQTVTGNQEVLVKKLDLADTKSIRAFAKGFLAEEKHLHILINNAGVMMCPYSKTADGFEMHMGVNHLGHFLLTLLLLEKLKESAPSRIVNVSSFAHHLGRIHFHNLQGEKFYSAGLAYCHSKLANILFTRELARRLKGSSVTTYSVHPGTVNSELVRHSSVMRWMWRLFSFFIKTPQQGAQTSLYCALTEGLESLSGNHFSDCHVAWVSAKARNETIARRLWDVSCDLLGIPVD